The genomic segment GGAGTGGGGCAGCCCACGGTGCGCTTCTCCTCGATCACCGTCGGAGGGACCGCGATCTAGCATGCCGATCCAGAATCCCAAGGAAACGCTCGAGAGGGTCCGCACCCTGGCCGAGCGCTCCGGCGCCGCCGAGGTGGAGACCTATTTCGAGTTCATCACCTTCGCCGAGGCGCGCGTGCGGGAGCGCGAGGTGGAGCTGGTGCAGCAGTCCGCCATCACGGGATTCGGCCTCCGCGTGCTTCGCGACCGGAAGATGGGGTTCCTCTACACGACGGACCTGCGCCGCAAGATCCTCGATGAGATGGTGGTGCGTACGATCGCGCTCGCGGCCCAGGCCTCGCCGCGGGACGAGAACCGGCTCCCGGACCAGACGTTCATCCCGGCCGGCAACCTCGAGATCGAAGATGCCTCTATCCTCCGGATGCGACCCGAGGATCTGATCCCGCTGGCCCGGTCGATCGAGGACAACGCCCTGGCCCACGACAAGCGAGTCCAGACGACCCGCAGCACGCGCGCAGGCTACGTGGTCGGCGAGGTCCACTTCTCGAACACGTTCATTCCGTACCAGATGTTCCGATCGACGGAGGCGTACTACTCCTGCACCGCCGTGGCCGTGGACGGGGACAAGAAACGCGAGGGGTCGTACTTCGACCGGAAGCGGATCTTCCAGGACCTCACGACCCCCGAGCGGCTCGGCCGCAAGGCGTCGGAGCGCGCGGTCGCGAAGCTGGGCGCCAAGGCGGTTCCCTCCACGAAGGCCCCCGTCATCTTCGAGGCGGATGCTGCGGGGGCGTTCCTGGGCGGTCTCGTCGGCGCGTTCAACGCACTGAACGTCCTCGAGCAGCGCACCTTCCTCGCGAACCGGAAGGGCCAGCAGATCGCGTCGCCCCTCGTGACGATCGTCGACGACGGGATCATGCGACGCGGGCTCGGGACCCGTCCGTTCGACGGCGAGGGCTCCCAGACGCGGAAGACCGTGG from the Candidatus Eisenbacteria bacterium genome contains:
- a CDS encoding TldD/PmbA family protein, which gives rise to MPIQNPKETLERVRTLAERSGAAEVETYFEFITFAEARVREREVELVQQSAITGFGLRVLRDRKMGFLYTTDLRRKILDEMVVRTIALAAQASPRDENRLPDQTFIPAGNLEIEDASILRMRPEDLIPLARSIEDNALAHDKRVQTTRSTRAGYVVGEVHFSNTFIPYQMFRSTEAYYSCTAVAVDGDKKREGSYFDRKRIFQDLTTPERLGRKASERAVAKLGAKAVPSTKAPVIFEADAAGAFLGGLVGAFNALNVLEQRTFLANRKGQQIASPLVTIVDDGIMRRGLGTRPFDGEGSQTRKTVVVDRGVMTRFLHTAATARRSNVTPTGNATRGYDSLPVVGPTNFYIDRGSAKPDQMIQQVPKGLYVTGSAGFGFDLTAGEYSQQVEGFWIEGGKIVHPVEGVTVAGKLDEMLLGIDAVGRDLDFRSHIASPTIRFKELTIGGV